From a single Paenibacillus sp. FSL W8-0426 genomic region:
- a CDS encoding bacteriocin immunity protein, which produces MNDRTHLVELVRKLMHAEGTEPELDDMLSELERQVPHPAISNLIFWDDRELTPEQIVEEALAARPIILPPTQP; this is translated from the coding sequence ATGAACGATAGAACCCATTTGGTAGAATTGGTACGCAAATTGATGCATGCGGAAGGAACCGAACCCGAATTGGATGACATGCTGTCAGAACTGGAACGTCAGGTCCCACACCCTGCGATCAGTAACCTGATATTTTGGGACGACCGTGAATTGACTCCGGAACAGATCGTAGAGGAAGCGTTAGCCGCACGCCCAATCATCCTTCCGCCAACACAACCTTAA
- a CDS encoding zinc-binding dehydrogenase: protein MKAMYHTGKNGLEGLQYTSEAPAKAPGYGEVRIRLKAAGINHRDLFIMNDRTAQDSPLIPGSDGAGIIEEIGEGVDAFRKGDEVIIHPTLGWNHAADVPAVPGIVGGPDHGTLAECITLPADNALPKPVMLSWEEAGVLSLSTLTAYRALFTRGNLLAGEHVLIPGIGGGVATSALLLAKAAGACVTVTSRSEAKRAEALRLSANQAFDSHGDWQQENALGPVDLVMDSIGQSLFSRYFEMLRPGGRIVMYGASSGDELKVPIRTIFFPQVSLLGTSMGSREEYVHMLEYIGRHHIRPVIDREYSLENTRSAFERIAQGEQFGNIAIRID from the coding sequence ATGAAAGCTATGTATCACACTGGAAAAAACGGCCTTGAAGGACTGCAATATACGAGTGAAGCTCCTGCGAAAGCGCCTGGTTACGGAGAAGTACGAATTCGTCTGAAGGCTGCGGGCATCAACCATCGCGACTTGTTCATCATGAACGATCGCACCGCACAGGACTCACCGCTCATTCCGGGGTCGGACGGAGCTGGTATAATAGAAGAAATAGGGGAAGGCGTAGATGCATTCCGTAAAGGCGACGAAGTCATCATCCACCCTACGTTGGGCTGGAACCACGCCGCCGATGTGCCTGCCGTGCCTGGCATTGTGGGCGGGCCCGATCACGGCACGCTGGCCGAATGCATTACGCTGCCTGCCGACAATGCGCTGCCCAAACCCGTTATGCTTAGCTGGGAAGAAGCCGGCGTATTATCGCTGTCGACGTTGACCGCCTACCGCGCGCTGTTCACACGCGGAAACCTGCTTGCCGGCGAGCATGTGCTCATTCCGGGCATCGGCGGCGGGGTGGCCACTTCGGCGCTGCTGCTGGCCAAGGCCGCCGGAGCCTGCGTGACGGTGACGTCCCGCAGCGAAGCCAAACGTGCGGAAGCGCTGCGTCTTAGCGCGAACCAGGCCTTTGACAGCCACGGAGATTGGCAGCAAGAAAATGCGCTTGGACCCGTCGATCTCGTTATGGACAGCATCGGACAGAGCCTCTTCTCCCGTTATTTCGAAATGCTGCGCCCCGGCGGACGAATCGTCATGTATGGAGCAAGCTCCGGCGATGAGCTGAAGGTGCCGATCCGTACCATCTTTTTCCCGCAAGTGAGCCTGCTGGGCACCTCTATGGGCAGCCGTGAAGAGTATGTACACATGCTGGAGTATATCGGCCGGCATCATATTCGTCCTGTCATTGATCGCGAATATTCGCTGGAGAACACCCGCAGCGCTTTTGAACGAATAGCCCAAGGCGAACAGTTCGGTAATATCGCCATCCGGATCGACTGA
- a CDS encoding LysR family transcriptional regulator codes for MDAGDLNIFRTVAREGSISKAAKTLNYVQSNVTARIRQLEQQLQVPLFHRTNRGMTLTSAGENLLGYADKILHLLDEAEEAARAGTTPAGPLRLGAIEAGASSFLTPFMAEYQARYPDVQLSLITGGTHELAQKVIRHELHGALVYGPMVHPELEYVKLYDDELVLVAGRSMHESNGLPELLHKPMLFFEVGCTHRTQAEAFLKEHGVEAPNITSYGTLDTILNGVSAGLGVTLLPRCSVIRAEERGELVTVTLPERYRRLEAGFVVSTGERRAGALGALVRMLSPQQEEKRSEES; via the coding sequence TTGGATGCCGGCGATTTGAACATTTTCCGGACGGTTGCCCGTGAAGGAAGCATCAGCAAGGCCGCGAAAACCTTGAACTATGTGCAATCCAATGTCACGGCGCGCATTCGGCAGCTGGAACAGCAGCTTCAGGTGCCCCTGTTTCATCGCACCAATCGGGGGATGACGCTAACGTCGGCCGGGGAAAATTTGCTGGGTTATGCGGATAAAATATTGCACCTGCTCGACGAAGCCGAAGAGGCTGCACGGGCGGGGACGACTCCAGCAGGACCGTTGCGGCTGGGTGCGATCGAGGCAGGCGCTTCCTCGTTTCTGACGCCGTTCATGGCGGAATACCAGGCGAGGTATCCGGACGTGCAGCTTTCCCTGATCACGGGCGGAACCCATGAACTGGCGCAAAAAGTCATTCGCCACGAACTCCATGGTGCCCTCGTATATGGGCCGATGGTTCATCCGGAGCTTGAGTACGTCAAGCTGTATGACGATGAACTGGTTCTGGTTGCCGGGAGGAGCATGCATGAATCGAACGGGCTGCCGGAGCTGCTGCATAAACCGATGCTTTTTTTCGAAGTAGGGTGCACGCATCGGACGCAGGCAGAGGCTTTTCTAAAGGAACATGGGGTTGAAGCTCCGAACATAACGTCTTACGGCACGCTCGATACGATTCTGAACGGAGTGTCGGCAGGCTTGGGCGTAACCCTTTTGCCGAGATGTTCCGTAATACGTGCTGAAGAACGGGGTGAACTTGTTACGGTCACATTGCCGGAACGTTATCGCAGGTTGGAAGCAGGGTTCGTCGTGTCGACGGGAGAGCGCCGGGCAGGGGCATTAGGGGCACTGGTTCGCATGTTGAGCCCACAACAGGAGGAGAAAAGGAGCGAAGAATCATGA
- a CDS encoding beta-eliminating lyase-related protein: protein MSSETLTLADAFRQAEFTVGGNGPRKIKVLQEAILHLDGEMDSDHYGRGETIEQFQRQMAEVLGKEAAVFFPSGTMAQQIALRIWCDRKGVKRVAYHPLSHLEIHEEDGLKELHQIETVLLADKDRLIRLEDVTGMNEEISCLLLELPQREIGGQLPPFEELEAISAYCRERGIKLHLDGARLFEITPYYQKTPAEICSLFDTVYVSFYKGIGGIAGAILAGEADVMQESKVWKRRHGGDLIGLYPYILSSQYYYNKRIGKMGLYYEQAKELAALLNECHGIRTLPEVPVSNMFHVHFAYPPAEVEPVLAEMYQRFGIGMTPYLNRTDTGCVFECSIGDQYETVPQDTLRAALKWLDAELELKHTI, encoded by the coding sequence ATGAGCAGTGAAACGTTGACGCTTGCGGACGCGTTCCGGCAGGCGGAATTCACGGTAGGCGGGAACGGACCGCGCAAAATCAAAGTGCTTCAGGAAGCGATATTACATCTGGATGGAGAAATGGACAGCGATCATTACGGCCGCGGCGAAACGATCGAGCAGTTCCAGCGGCAAATGGCCGAGGTGCTGGGCAAAGAAGCGGCCGTCTTCTTTCCGAGCGGCACGATGGCCCAACAGATTGCTCTCCGCATTTGGTGCGACCGCAAGGGCGTAAAACGGGTAGCGTACCATCCGCTGAGCCATTTGGAAATCCATGAAGAAGATGGATTGAAAGAATTGCATCAAATCGAAACCGTTCTGCTTGCGGACAAGGATCGGCTGATTCGGCTGGAAGACGTAACGGGCATGAACGAGGAGATTTCCTGTCTCCTGCTGGAGCTTCCCCAACGCGAGATCGGCGGGCAGCTTCCGCCATTTGAGGAATTGGAGGCGATCTCGGCGTACTGCCGGGAGCGCGGAATCAAACTGCATCTGGACGGGGCGCGCTTGTTCGAGATCACGCCATACTATCAAAAGACGCCGGCCGAGATTTGCAGTCTATTTGATACGGTATATGTGTCCTTTTATAAAGGGATCGGAGGAATCGCAGGAGCGATTCTGGCCGGGGAAGCTGACGTGATGCAGGAATCCAAAGTATGGAAAAGGCGTCATGGCGGGGATTTGATCGGCCTGTATCCGTACATCTTAAGCTCGCAATATTACTACAACAAACGTATTGGCAAAATGGGGCTCTATTACGAGCAGGCCAAAGAACTCGCCGCCCTGTTGAACGAGTGCCACGGCATCCGCACGCTGCCTGAGGTACCTGTATCGAACATGTTCCACGTGCATTTTGCATATCCCCCCGCCGAGGTCGAACCTGTTCTGGCCGAAATGTACCAGCGATTCGGGATCGGCATGACGCCGTATTTGAATAGGACGGACACCGGGTGTGTTTTCGAATGTTCGATCGGGGACCAGTACGAGACGGTTCCGCAGGACACCTTGCGTGCGGCGTTGAAATGGCTGGATGCGGAGCTGGAATTAAAACACACGATCTGA
- the ltrA gene encoding group II intron reverse transcriptase/maturase has protein sequence MNARRLTTPKEKVQQLQEKLGHVAKKNNKRKFHALYDKVYRWDVLQEAWRRVKANKGAAGVDAVTLADIEEQGELTFLKDCEGALKEGNYHPQPVRRHYIPKKDGKQRPLGIPTVRDRVIQMATKLVIEPIFEADFEDVSYGFRPKRSAKGALERIRKACNRKGNWVVDVDIQGYFDNMNQEKLMKWVQMRINDRRILKLIRKWLEAGIMEEGNVRRSDLGTPQGGVISPLLANIYLNYFDRLWEKHGSGVGELTRYADDFVVVCKTKKDAEHAYELIRRIMERLELTLHPTKTRIVGLWTGNEGFDFLGMHHRKTKAETSQGKVYYTTQQWLTKKAEERIRGVVKERLSPPSMRSRSFAEHVKWLNLKIQGWRNYYYTSYSQKRLAKLDWYILQRLTRWYAKKRQRRKWMGSVAEVKNIAAQYGLKTLL, from the coding sequence GTGAATGCCAGACGGCTAACAACACCAAAGGAAAAAGTTCAACAACTCCAAGAAAAGCTAGGTCATGTGGCCAAGAAGAACAACAAGCGTAAATTCCATGCTTTGTACGACAAAGTCTACCGGTGGGATGTCTTGCAGGAAGCCTGGAGACGAGTGAAAGCGAACAAAGGAGCGGCAGGTGTAGATGCTGTGACGCTGGCTGACATAGAGGAACAAGGAGAACTGACTTTCCTCAAGGACTGCGAAGGAGCGTTGAAAGAAGGCAACTACCATCCACAGCCTGTACGGCGGCACTACATCCCAAAGAAAGATGGGAAGCAAAGACCGCTGGGCATACCCACCGTGCGCGATAGAGTCATCCAGATGGCAACGAAACTCGTGATCGAACCTATCTTTGAAGCAGATTTTGAGGATGTATCTTATGGATTTCGTCCGAAACGAAGTGCGAAAGGAGCGCTGGAACGAATTCGGAAAGCCTGCAACCGCAAAGGGAATTGGGTAGTCGACGTCGATATCCAAGGTTACTTCGATAACATGAATCAAGAGAAGCTCATGAAATGGGTACAAATGCGTATCAATGACAGGAGGATCTTGAAGTTAATCCGGAAGTGGCTTGAAGCGGGAATCATGGAAGAAGGAAACGTACGGCGTTCTGATTTAGGAACACCGCAAGGTGGTGTCATATCTCCACTGCTCGCGAATATCTATCTGAACTACTTTGACCGATTGTGGGAGAAACACGGAAGTGGAGTGGGAGAACTGACAAGATATGCAGACGATTTTGTGGTGGTCTGCAAAACCAAAAAGGACGCGGAGCATGCGTATGAACTTATACGCAGAATCATGGAACGTCTAGAGCTAACCCTGCATCCGACCAAAACCCGCATTGTAGGCTTATGGACGGGAAACGAAGGATTCGACTTTTTAGGGATGCACCACCGAAAAACGAAAGCAGAAACGTCGCAAGGGAAGGTATATTACACCACGCAGCAATGGTTAACCAAAAAGGCAGAAGAACGTATTCGTGGAGTCGTTAAAGAGCGATTATCCCCGCCAAGTATGCGATCCAGATCGTTTGCAGAACATGTGAAATGGCTCAATCTGAAGATTCAAGGGTGGAGAAATTATTATTACACAAGCTACAGCCAGAAGAGACTAGCAAAGCTGGATTGGTATATTTTGCAACGGTTAACCCGGTGGTACGCGAAGAAGAGACAACGCAGAAAATGGATGGGTTCAGTAGCTGAGGTTAAAAATATCGCCGCCCAATATGGACTAAAAACGCTGTTGTAA
- a CDS encoding discoidin domain-containing protein, whose translation MMFTRRKFALTVMSLALSATMLGGGAWGQAPQAMAASDPGIAVNAVLTDMPAELKSSIEWVYTNRMLKENSVGRKNLIYDQIFAGKGTLNYVVRWQSAKNLTLQQRKDIERMLGRQINNWTKHLQGYDGWPYGEIAVKVVGWAVANPAQILDKQSGEIVYTTTTVDELSKSDPRIPAALPHAPNELSRFEHFSNPNYAYPGGLDKRFDMYLWATSNFGGGAGGDWGQRMSDDYILSTVNQNEIQITEHEIGHGFGMPDFYEPQDRPPGGFPVPTIMWAGNSPTITNWDVWLLRYTWSQLKKDTSRFPLVPAGNEPVNVASNAKVSASYVSPWETVAALNDGYDPLHSNDRAHPVYGNWPETGTQWVQYDLDRTYTLSRSDVYWFKDHGGIDVPRSYSIQYWDGNVWRDVQNAQGLGTNADAYNTTTFSPVSTTKIRLQISANAPASTGILEWKVLGTAQ comes from the coding sequence ATGATGTTTACGAGACGTAAATTCGCATTAACTGTAATGTCTCTGGCCTTATCCGCAACGATGCTTGGAGGCGGGGCCTGGGGGCAAGCTCCGCAGGCAATGGCTGCATCTGACCCGGGGATTGCCGTCAACGCGGTTTTAACGGACATGCCAGCCGAATTGAAATCGTCCATTGAATGGGTGTATACGAATCGCATGCTCAAGGAAAACTCCGTCGGCCGAAAAAACTTGATCTATGACCAGATTTTCGCCGGGAAAGGAACGCTCAACTACGTCGTTCGCTGGCAATCGGCCAAAAACCTCACCTTGCAGCAGCGAAAAGACATCGAACGGATGCTTGGCCGCCAGATCAACAATTGGACCAAACACTTGCAGGGATACGATGGCTGGCCCTATGGAGAGATTGCTGTGAAAGTCGTCGGTTGGGCGGTCGCGAATCCAGCGCAGATTTTGGACAAACAATCCGGCGAGATCGTGTACACTACAACCACGGTAGACGAACTAAGCAAGTCCGATCCGCGAATTCCGGCGGCATTGCCGCACGCACCGAATGAATTGTCACGCTTCGAGCATTTCTCGAATCCGAATTATGCATATCCCGGCGGGCTGGACAAGCGTTTTGACATGTATTTGTGGGCAACGTCCAATTTCGGCGGTGGTGCCGGCGGTGACTGGGGGCAGCGCATGTCTGACGATTATATTCTAAGCACGGTCAACCAGAACGAGATCCAGATTACCGAACACGAGATCGGACACGGTTTCGGCATGCCTGATTTCTACGAGCCGCAGGACCGCCCGCCAGGAGGTTTCCCGGTGCCGACCATCATGTGGGCAGGCAACTCTCCCACGATTACGAATTGGGATGTCTGGCTGTTGAGGTATACATGGAGTCAACTTAAAAAGGATACGTCGCGGTTCCCGCTGGTACCGGCGGGAAATGAGCCTGTGAACGTAGCGAGCAATGCCAAGGTGTCTGCGTCTTATGTTTCACCCTGGGAAACGGTTGCAGCCCTAAATGATGGATATGATCCCTTGCATTCGAATGACCGGGCACATCCGGTATACGGCAACTGGCCGGAAACGGGTACGCAATGGGTGCAATACGATCTGGACCGTACGTATACCCTCAGCCGAAGTGATGTGTATTGGTTCAAGGATCATGGCGGCATCGATGTGCCTCGTTCGTACAGTATCCAATATTGGGACGGGAACGTATGGCGCGACGTGCAAAATGCCCAAGGCTTGGGTACGAATGCGGATGCATACAACACAACGACGTTTAGTCCAGTGAGCACGACGAAGATCAGGCTTCAAATCTCGGCGAACGCTCCGGCTTCTACCGGTATTTTGGAGTGGAAGGTCCTGGGGACGGCCCAATAA
- a CDS encoding PocR ligand-binding domain-containing protein, whose protein sequence is MIKEYLHINKILDLDKWKRLQDSLATVTKLAILTVDYKGNPVTGHSSCQSFCQSVRQDPELLPYCQKCDSRGGLEAVRLNEPYVYSCHFNIIDIAIPITIDGKYIGAVMAGQVKLSNPESARDLEQIVSPQNPGLHERKLAELSEQYDQLPVMTYEEIVKISNMLSLLCNYIVEEALNKNLLVELFERASASGTQESLNLSTILPGYSIRNIESIKREMTNAIADAYLSSSPKAVDITSPALQPALDFMHSHKNEQLTLKKAAELCHLSPSYFSRLFAKETGENFSSYAARLKINWAKQLLEVTDMPIAQISDELGFNESGYFIKTFKKYEEITPALYRKYIQEQRN, encoded by the coding sequence ATGATCAAGGAATACTTGCACATTAACAAAATACTCGACCTCGATAAGTGGAAGCGATTGCAGGACTCGCTCGCCACCGTCACCAAGCTGGCCATCCTGACCGTGGACTACAAAGGCAATCCCGTTACAGGCCACAGCAGCTGCCAATCGTTCTGCCAGAGCGTACGCCAAGATCCCGAACTGCTGCCCTACTGCCAAAAATGCGACTCGCGCGGCGGCCTGGAAGCAGTTCGGTTGAACGAGCCTTACGTCTATTCATGCCATTTCAATATCATCGACATTGCGATTCCGATTACGATTGATGGCAAATACATCGGCGCGGTCATGGCTGGACAGGTGAAGCTGTCCAATCCCGAGAGCGCACGTGACCTGGAACAAATCGTCTCCCCCCAGAACCCCGGGCTGCATGAACGCAAACTCGCGGAATTAAGCGAACAATACGATCAGCTGCCGGTCATGACCTACGAAGAGATCGTCAAAATTTCCAATATGTTGTCTCTGTTGTGCAATTACATCGTGGAGGAAGCCCTGAACAAAAACCTGCTGGTCGAATTGTTCGAAAGGGCATCCGCATCCGGAACGCAGGAGTCGCTGAACCTATCCACCATTTTGCCCGGCTACTCCATTCGGAACATCGAATCGATCAAACGGGAAATGACCAATGCCATCGCTGACGCTTACTTGAGCAGCAGTCCCAAAGCAGTGGACATCACGAGCCCGGCCCTTCAACCGGCGCTGGACTTCATGCATAGCCACAAAAACGAACAACTGACGCTCAAAAAAGCAGCCGAGCTCTGCCATCTGAGCCCAAGCTATTTCAGCCGACTGTTCGCCAAGGAAACTGGCGAAAATTTCAGCAGCTACGCGGCGCGCCTCAAAATCAATTGGGCTAAACAGCTGCTTGAGGTCACCGACATGCCAATCGCCCAAATCAGCGACGAATTGGGATTCAACGAATCCGGGTATTTTATCAAAACATTCAAAAAATACGAAGAAATCACACCTGCACTATATCGAAAATACATTCAGGAGCAGCGAAACTAG
- a CDS encoding glycerol dehydrogenase, translating into MRKAFISPTKYVQGEDELLNLGYFVKSFGDSALLIGHPDDVARVKEKLDATAAKFDITFVESGFKGECSRQEVARLQDIAREQKCTCTIGLGGGKAIDAAKCVAEGEALIICPTIAATDAPTSHSAVLYTPDGAFDDYAYFKQNPSVVLVDTTVIANAPTRFLVSGMGDALSTYFEARATAKSYSRVNASLPMGAREGLTPPAFGTNAALALAKLCYEMLLRDGVKAKAASDSNMVTQALENIVETNILLSGLGFESGGLAAAHAIHDGLTILEGTHHYFHGEKVAFGTIAQLVLENAPTEELNEVLDFCLDVGLPVSLADIGVETITQEELLEVAEKACIPEESIHAMPFPFTVAEVAGAIATADRIGREYKARREAK; encoded by the coding sequence ATGAGAAAAGCATTTATCAGCCCGACCAAATACGTGCAAGGTGAAGATGAGCTGTTGAACTTGGGGTATTTCGTGAAATCCTTTGGCGACTCCGCCTTGTTAATCGGTCATCCCGACGATGTCGCGCGCGTAAAGGAAAAATTGGATGCCACGGCAGCCAAGTTCGATATTACTTTTGTTGAAAGCGGTTTTAAAGGGGAGTGTTCCCGTCAAGAGGTGGCTCGGTTGCAGGACATCGCTCGTGAGCAAAAATGTACCTGCACGATCGGCCTCGGCGGAGGCAAAGCGATCGATGCGGCCAAATGCGTGGCTGAAGGCGAAGCCTTGATCATCTGTCCGACGATTGCGGCCACGGATGCGCCAACGAGCCATTCTGCCGTATTGTACACGCCGGATGGCGCGTTCGACGATTACGCGTATTTCAAACAAAACCCAAGCGTGGTGTTGGTGGACACAACCGTCATCGCCAATGCGCCGACGCGATTCCTCGTTTCCGGCATGGGCGACGCGCTGTCCACGTACTTTGAAGCGAGAGCTACGGCGAAATCTTATTCGCGCGTCAATGCCAGCTTGCCGATGGGCGCACGCGAAGGACTGACGCCGCCTGCATTCGGCACCAACGCAGCGCTGGCGCTGGCGAAGCTGTGCTACGAAATGCTTCTTCGCGACGGGGTAAAAGCGAAGGCCGCCTCCGACAGCAACATGGTTACTCAGGCGCTGGAGAACATCGTGGAAACGAACATTTTGCTGTCCGGGCTCGGATTCGAGAGCGGCGGCTTGGCTGCGGCCCATGCGATCCACGACGGATTAACCATTCTGGAGGGCACGCATCATTATTTCCACGGCGAAAAAGTGGCCTTCGGCACGATCGCGCAGCTCGTATTGGAAAACGCGCCGACCGAGGAACTGAACGAAGTACTCGACTTTTGCCTGGATGTGGGCCTGCCCGTAAGCCTGGCCGACATCGGCGTAGAGACGATTACGCAGGAAGAACTGCTGGAAGTCGCCGAAAAGGCATGCATTCCGGAAGAGTCCATCCATGCCATGCCGTTCCCGTTCACGGTGGCCGAGGTGGCCGGGGCGATTGCAACGGCGGACCGGATCGGTCGTGAATACAAAGCGCGCCGGGAGGCGAAATAA
- the dhaK gene encoding dihydroxyacetone kinase subunit DhaK — MKKIINQAENVVLEMCSGIALAHPELEFLPKYKVIKRREVQADKVSLISGGGSGHEPAHAGYVGKGMLDAAVCGDVFASPSQIQVYQAIKATAGSKGTLLIIKNYSGDMMNFKNAAHLAEEDGIEVQYVKVEDDIAVQDSLYTVGRRGVAGTVLVHKIAGAAAELGRSLAEVKAVAERAAANVRSIGFAFTSCTVPAKGTPTFEIAEDEMEYGVGIHGEPGIRREKIATADELAGRMVGALLADLKLDAGEPAEIAVLVNGFGATPLQELYLLNNAVQRELAGHPALKVAAAFVGNYMTSIDMAGASLTILKLDEELKSLLFEESEAPAFKVSGPPAAPVVYTDVLESAGGSGAETKVSFGVQTSDEAAVIRNERFTLDNVVYLIDKMSEIIIRNEVPFCELDSHAGDGDFGMSVAKGFRQLKREWSHIVGEEKKDIGSFLDACSLVIMEHCGGASGPIWGSAFRAAGKAVGDKLELSVSDFAEMMQAAVKGIQSTGERSFGRGAVVGDKTLIDALVPCADAWTQSARSGDDFKTAFAKGAAAAVDGAKKTEDIVARMGRAGTVGDRSLGYPDAGAYALGVIFTELSEALK, encoded by the coding sequence ATGAAAAAAATTATCAATCAAGCCGAAAACGTCGTGCTGGAAATGTGCAGCGGGATCGCGCTGGCGCATCCGGAGCTTGAATTTTTGCCAAAGTACAAAGTGATCAAACGCAGAGAAGTTCAGGCGGACAAGGTCAGCCTGATCAGCGGCGGCGGCAGCGGTCATGAACCGGCACACGCCGGTTACGTGGGCAAGGGCATGTTGGATGCGGCCGTTTGCGGCGACGTGTTTGCCTCCCCGTCCCAGATTCAGGTGTACCAGGCGATCAAAGCGACGGCAGGCAGCAAGGGTACGCTTCTGATCATCAAAAACTACAGCGGCGACATGATGAATTTCAAAAACGCGGCCCACCTTGCCGAAGAAGACGGCATCGAAGTGCAGTACGTGAAGGTCGAGGACGACATTGCCGTACAGGATAGCTTGTACACGGTAGGACGACGCGGCGTGGCCGGCACGGTGCTCGTTCATAAAATCGCCGGGGCGGCGGCAGAATTGGGACGCAGTCTGGCCGAAGTGAAAGCGGTGGCCGAGCGCGCGGCGGCAAACGTGCGCAGCATCGGGTTTGCGTTTACGTCCTGCACGGTGCCTGCCAAAGGCACGCCGACGTTCGAGATTGCCGAGGACGAGATGGAATACGGCGTAGGCATTCACGGCGAGCCTGGCATTCGGCGCGAGAAAATCGCGACGGCGGATGAATTGGCAGGCCGAATGGTCGGCGCACTGCTGGCAGACTTGAAGCTGGATGCCGGAGAACCGGCGGAAATTGCGGTGCTCGTCAACGGTTTTGGGGCAACGCCGCTGCAGGAACTGTACCTGCTGAACAATGCGGTGCAGCGGGAATTGGCAGGACACCCGGCGCTGAAGGTTGCAGCAGCGTTTGTGGGCAACTACATGACCAGTATCGACATGGCCGGCGCTTCCCTTACGATTCTGAAGCTGGACGAGGAGCTGAAGTCGCTGCTGTTTGAGGAGAGCGAAGCGCCTGCATTCAAGGTGTCCGGTCCTCCCGCAGCGCCGGTTGTCTATACGGACGTGTTGGAATCTGCTGGGGGCTCTGGTGCAGAGACTAAGGTTTCCTTTGGGGTCCAGACCTCCGATGAAGCGGCCGTGATTCGAAACGAACGTTTTACGTTGGACAACGTCGTCTATTTGATCGACAAGATGAGCGAAATCATCATTCGAAACGAAGTACCGTTCTGCGAGCTCGACTCTCATGCCGGGGACGGCGACTTTGGCATGAGCGTGGCGAAAGGCTTCCGGCAGCTCAAGCGGGAATGGAGCCATATCGTGGGGGAGGAAAAGAAGGATATCGGCTCCTTCCTGGATGCATGCTCGCTCGTCATTATGGAACACTGCGGCGGTGCTTCCGGACCGATCTGGGGATCGGCATTCCGGGCGGCAGGCAAGGCCGTGGGCGACAAACTGGAACTGAGCGTTTCCGATTTCGCTGAAATGATGCAGGCTGCGGTCAAAGGCATTCAATCCACCGGCGAACGCTCCTTCGGTCGCGGCGCGGTCGTCGGCGACAAAACGCTGATCGACGCGCTGGTGCCTTGCGCCGATGCCTGGACGCAGAGCGCTCGGTCCGGCGATGACTTCAAGACCGCGTTTGCCAAAGGCGCGGCAGCAGCCGTGGACGGCGCGAAGAAAACCGAAGACATCGTTGCGCGCATGGGCCGTGCCGGTACCGTAGGCGATCGCAGCTTGGGCTATCCTGATGCGGGGGCGTATGCGCTCGGCGTCATTTTCACGGAACTGTCCGAGGCGCTTAAATAA